One window of the Scylla paramamosain isolate STU-SP2022 chromosome 22, ASM3559412v1, whole genome shotgun sequence genome contains the following:
- the LOC135111858 gene encoding zinc finger protein AEBP2-like, giving the protein MSLGPMVISGQMSNSQEAEVVEYSPTSIETMESGISLSSPQELSGDEVEMEESILSKMVEIDEEEEEDKQRGASMMDVESLSLQGMSGAQPPESHTGLPVSDAGDDDDNYEDDFEDYESDFEEDSGLGVEDENSSGSSEDEESGSSPEESDVDSADSEVAAVLLAIQEENRFEEAGTYL; this is encoded by the exons ATGAGCTTGGGACCAATGGTAATCAGCGGACAAATGTCCAATAGTCAGGAGGCAGAAGTGGTGGAATATTCTCCAACTAGTATTGAAACAATGGAATCAG GAATCTCTTTGTCATCTCCTCAAGAGCTAAGTGGAGATGAAGTTGAAATGGAAGAATCCATCTTGTCTAAAATGGTGGAgatagatgaggaagaggaagaagataagcaGAGAGGAGCATCCATGATGGATGTAGAGTCGCTGTCTTTGCAGGGCATGAGTGGAGCACAGCCCCCAGAGTCACATACTGGTTTGCCAGTTTCTGATgctggagatgatgatgataactatgAGGACGATTTTGAG GATTATGAATCAGATTTTGAAGAAGACAGTGGATTAGGGGTGGAAGATGAGAATAGCTCAGGAAGTAGTGAAGATGAAGAATCAGGAAGTTCTCCTGAAGAAAGTGATGTAGACTCTGCTGATTCTGAAGTAGCTGCTGTTCTGCTTGCCATACAAGAGGAAAATAGATTTGAAGAGGCTGGAACGTACCTTTAG